TCGATCCCATTTCGCTGGCAGTCGCGCCATAGGTGACATCCAGCCCGTCGGCGACCCGCGCTTCCGCCATCACCGCATCGTTGCGAAAGGCGTTGGCGGTCGGCACCCCGGCGCACGAGGCGAGGGTCGGCGGCACGAACGGCGCGGTCGCCGTCTGCGATCCGGCGAACAGATATTGCCCGGCCTCGTCGCTGTTGAGCCCGGTGCGGAAGCGCTGGAACGCCTCCTCCACTACTTCCTGTAGGCCGTCGGCGCGGCCCGTACCGACAGCCGACAGCAGCCCGTCGCGCAGCTTGCCGAGCGATTCGACGATCCCGTCCATCTGCGAATCCATGATCGACAGCGTGGTTCCGATCCGATTGCCGACCGCGGCATGGGCCTCCTGCCGCGCCAGCAGGGTGCGAGCCGACAGGTTGCGCATGGTCTCGATCCCGAGGCTGGCGAAGTCGGGCGCCTTCTTGCCGGTCGCCATCTGCTGCTGCACCTCGGCCAGCTTGCGCTGCGACACCGCGATGCTTTCGAACAGGGTACGCTGCATCGGCACGCTGGCCACCCGGTTGAACCCGCTCATCGTCCCACCATCCCGATCAAAGTGTCGTACATCTGCGTCGCGGTGGTCATGATCCGCGCCGCCGCCGAATAGCTGTTCTGCAAGGTCACCAGGCTGGCCAGTTCCTCGTCGATATTGACCCCCGAATAGCTGTCGCGGCGGTTGATCGCGTCCGACCTGCGCCCCTCCATGTCGGCCAGCCGGTCCTTGGCCCCGGCGGCGTCGAGCCCGGTCTGGCCGAGCACGAAGCTGGCATAGCTTTCCATTCCCGACACCCGTCCGCGGCCAAGGTCGACCGCCGCGCGCAACTGGTCGACGAAGGCGTTGGCGCCGCGGCTGTCGCCCGGTCCGACCGCCTTGGTCCCGACCGTCGCCGCGGTGTTCAGCCGGGCCAGCGGAAGCGCCCGCCCGGTGGCGGCGATGTCGGGCCTGAGCTTGGCCCCGTCGAGGCCCGTCTCGCGGCCCGAGGGCAGCAGCAGGGACGACAAGGATCGGTCGGTGCCGAACCGGCTGGTGGTGTCGGACACCACCGACAGGCTGGCGGTCGGCAGGTTGGCGACGGGGGTAAAGGCCAGCCGCCCGCGCCCGTCCAGCGCGACGCTTCCGAACGCGCTGAGCGGCCCGGCGTTGAGCGAAGTGACGAGGCCGCCGAAAGTCCCTCCGGCGGCCGGCGCGATATTGTCCTGCGCCAGCACGCGGCCATCGGGCCCGCGCAGCACGAACTCGACCGCCTGGGGCGGCGCGGCGCCGTGCGGATCGCTCGCCGCGAA
Above is a window of Sphingomonas glaciei DNA encoding:
- a CDS encoding flagellin, translated to MSGFNRVASVPMQRTLFESIAVSQRKLAEVQQQMATGKKAPDFASLGIETMRNLSARTLLARQEAHAAVGNRIGTTLSIMDSQMDGIVESLGKLRDGLLSAVGTGRADGLQEVVEEAFQRFRTGLNSDEAGQYLFAGSQTATAPFVPPTLASCAGVPTANAFRNDAVMAEARVADGLDVTYGATASEMGSKLFEAFRTLAEAGTIGLTPTPAQTAAMSQAIGQINDGMTNLRAIHAENGRRQAQVEGLTTRAAERTLIVERLVSRNEDADLAEVASQLVQRQSTLEASYTVFSRLSKLSLVDYMR